The Bacteroidota bacterium genome includes a window with the following:
- a CDS encoding T9SS type A sorting domain-containing protein, giving the protein MGQSEYSLKFRDIDHGNRGNKPDMTKDFYKIKEGIQDPTRSNEMYQPKYGRTKQNKSNFTAGKYVMLTLVGDTIRYSYTYDNNGNRLTELEEKWQNNAWVSSWKYTDTYDNDGNILTRLVEKWQNSAWVNFGKYSYIYDINGNLLYELSERWENNAWVNYYQDTYSYDNNGNRLTDLYEKWQNNAWVYNLRWIFTYDSNGNELTWLDERWENNSWVNYKKYTTTYDNNGKKLSYLYELWQNNAWVNSWKHTSTYDNNGNWLTYLYEVWQNNAWVNSYKYTYTYDSDGKFIFSVYELWQNNDWVNSEKNTYFYDNSGNWLTSLYELWQNNDWVNDRKNSYSYDNNGNRLSILRELWQNNAWLNSEKYTYSYDNNGNTVSGQHYSWSNNSWVSSQINIRFSYNNGQSYYYIYSSSATATYQYITTGLEYDNSDDMNFTLSQNYPNPFNPSTTISFVLPLTGHVILELFSTEGKKVMTLINETMSAGKHQFTINSGKLPSGVYIYRLKAGQFSDSKKLILLK; this is encoded by the coding sequence ATGGGGCAATCAGAATATTCCCTAAAATTCCGTGACATTGATCATGGCAACCGTGGAAACAAGCCGGATATGACGAAGGATTTCTACAAAATCAAAGAGGGAATTCAAGATCCTACCAGATCTAATGAGATGTATCAACCAAAATACGGTCGAACAAAACAAAATAAATCCAATTTTACAGCAGGTAAATATGTCATGCTTACACTTGTGGGAGATACAATTCGCTACTCCTACACATATGACAATAACGGAAACAGGCTGACTGAATTGGAGGAAAAATGGCAAAACAATGCATGGGTAAGTTCTTGGAAGTACACTGACACCTACGACAACGATGGAAATATTCTGACGCGGTTGGTTGAGAAATGGCAAAACAGTGCCTGGGTAAATTTCGGGAAGTACAGTTATATCTATGACATCAACGGAAATCTATTGTACGAGCTGTCTGAAAGATGGGAGAACAATGCTTGGGTAAATTACTATCAGGACACTTATAGCTATGACAACAACGGAAACAGGTTGACTGATCTGTATGAAAAATGGCAAAACAATGCATGGGTTTATAACCTTAGGTGGATTTTTACCTATGACAGCAACGGAAATGAATTGACATGGTTGGATGAGAGATGGGAAAATAATAGTTGGGTAAATTACAAGAAGTACACTACTACTTATGATAACAACGGGAAGAAGCTTTCTTACTTGTACGAACTCTGGCAAAATAATGCCTGGGTAAATTCCTGGAAGCACACTTCTACCTATGACAATAACGGAAACTGGCTGACATACTTGTATGAAGTCTGGCAAAATAATGCCTGGGTAAATTCTTATAAGTACACCTATACCTACGACAGCGATGGGAAATTCATTTTTTCTGTATATGAACTCTGGCAAAATAATGACTGGGTAAATTCCGAAAAGAACACTTATTTTTATGACAACAGCGGAAATTGGCTGACTTCCTTGTATGAACTCTGGCAGAATAATGACTGGGTAAATGACAGGAAGAACAGTTATAGCTATGACAACAACGGAAATCGATTGTCTATCCTGCGAGAATTATGGCAGAATAATGCATGGCTAAATTCTGAGAAGTACACCTATTCATACGACAATAACGGAAATACAGTCTCCGGCCAACACTATTCATGGTCAAATAACAGTTGGGTTAGTTCACAAATAAACATCCGTTTTTCATATAACAATGGACAGTCTTATTATTATATTTATTCATCCTCTGCAACAGCAACATACCAGTATATAACAACCGGATTGGAGTATGATAATTCGGACGATATGAATTTCACTCTCTCACAAAATTACCCGAATCCCTTTAACCCTTCAACGACAATAAGTTTTGTTTTACCCCTTACCGGTCATGTAATCCTTGAGTTATTTTCAACTGAAGGGAAGAAAGTAATGACATTGATTAATGAAACCATGAGTGCCGGTAAACATCAGTTTACAATTAATTCCGGTAAATTACCCAGCGGTGTTTACATCTATCGACTAAAAGCGGGACAATTTAGTGACTCAAAGAAACTGATTCTTCTCAAATAA
- the aspS gene encoding aspartate--tRNA ligase, protein MEFKLRTHNCGELRESNIGEKVVLNGWVAVRRDLGGVIFIDLRDRYGITQVVFDHTFNADAHAHAKELRSEYVISIEGTIRKRPEGTENAALPTGFVDVMVDNLLILNRAKTPPFPVEDDIDVHEELRLKYRYLDLRRPAMQKNMLVRHKMYQVTRKFFDENSFVEVETPILMKSTPEGARDFLVPSRLHKGKFYALPQSPQQYKQILMVAGYDRYFQIVKCFRDEDLRADRQLEFTQIDVEMSFINQNFVFETFERLMKVLYKEIWGRELETPIPRITYEEAMTRYGSDKPDLRFDLEMKTLNGVFAGTEFRVFKDTIESKGIITGLVAPGCGDYTRNQLDVLTDFIKKQGAGGLIWIRVKEDGLESPTMKFFTDTEKEAMVSELGAKPGDLILILSGRKYKTLGLMGNLRLEMSRRLNLVTAESEPKLLWVKDFPLFEWDEETNRYYAMHHPFTSPNMEDVALMDTDPAAVRAQAYDLVLNGNEIAGGSIRIHDSELQAKMFKTLGFTEEDAKEKFGFLMGAFQYGAPPHGGIAFGFDRLCMIFCGEKSIREVIAFPKTANAISLMDDNPSLVSDDQLKELHLRIRQ, encoded by the coding sequence ATGGAATTTAAGTTAAGAACACACAATTGCGGAGAGCTTCGGGAGAGCAATATAGGCGAGAAAGTAGTATTGAACGGCTGGGTGGCTGTTAGAAGAGACCTCGGTGGAGTAATTTTTATTGATCTGCGGGATCGATACGGAATAACCCAGGTTGTATTTGATCATACTTTCAACGCTGATGCACATGCACACGCAAAAGAATTAAGATCGGAATATGTGATCTCGATAGAGGGAACCATTCGTAAGAGACCTGAAGGAACAGAGAACGCTGCACTTCCAACAGGATTTGTCGATGTAATGGTTGACAACCTCCTGATTCTGAACAGAGCGAAGACACCACCATTTCCAGTTGAAGACGACATTGATGTTCATGAGGAATTGAGGTTGAAGTATCGTTATCTCGATCTTCGCCGTCCCGCCATGCAGAAAAACATGCTTGTTCGCCACAAAATGTATCAGGTAACAAGAAAGTTTTTTGATGAAAACAGTTTTGTGGAAGTGGAAACACCGATACTTATGAAATCAACCCCGGAAGGGGCAAGAGATTTCCTTGTGCCGAGCCGTCTGCACAAAGGGAAGTTTTATGCTCTTCCACAGTCTCCTCAGCAGTACAAACAAATTCTCATGGTTGCAGGTTACGACAGATATTTTCAGATTGTAAAGTGCTTCAGGGATGAAGACTTGAGAGCCGACCGTCAGCTTGAGTTTACTCAGATAGATGTTGAAATGTCGTTCATCAATCAAAATTTTGTATTTGAGACTTTTGAAAGACTGATGAAAGTGCTTTACAAGGAGATCTGGGGGAGAGAGCTTGAAACCCCGATTCCGAGAATCACCTATGAAGAGGCTATGACAAGATACGGCTCCGATAAGCCTGATCTTCGTTTCGACCTTGAAATGAAAACCCTCAACGGAGTGTTTGCAGGCACGGAATTCAGAGTTTTCAAAGACACTATTGAGTCAAAAGGAATCATAACCGGACTTGTTGCTCCCGGATGCGGTGACTACACAAGAAATCAGCTTGATGTGCTAACTGACTTCATTAAGAAACAGGGTGCAGGCGGACTGATCTGGATTCGTGTAAAGGAAGATGGACTTGAGTCCCCGACGATGAAGTTCTTTACCGATACCGAGAAAGAGGCAATGGTAAGTGAACTTGGCGCCAAACCGGGCGATCTTATCCTTATCCTCAGTGGCAGGAAATACAAAACCCTGGGACTTATGGGCAACCTTCGTCTGGAGATGTCACGCAGACTCAATCTCGTCACAGCGGAATCAGAACCGAAACTTTTGTGGGTTAAGGATTTCCCTCTGTTCGAATGGGATGAAGAGACCAACAGATATTATGCAATGCATCATCCATTCACTTCCCCCAACATGGAAGATGTGGCGTTGATGGATACCGATCCTGCTGCTGTCAGAGCGCAGGCTTACGATCTGGTTCTCAACGGGAATGAAATTGCCGGTGGCAGTATCAGAATTCATGATTCGGAGTTGCAGGCTAAGATGTTCAAAACTCTCGGATTCACCGAAGAGGACGCAAAAGAAAAATTCGGCTTCCTGATGGGTGCGTTCCAATATGGTGCACCACCTCACGGCGGAATCGCATTCGGATTTGACCGTCTGTGCATGATCTTCTGCGGGGAGAAATCGATTCGCGAAGTTATTGCCTTCCCCAAAACTGCAAACGCAATTTCACTTATGGATGACAACCCGTCACTGGTCTCCGATGACCAGTTGAAGGAACTTCATCTCAGAATCAGACAGTAG
- a CDS encoding T9SS type A sorting domain-containing protein: MPQLWAQKIYVDAIGDIDPGLSTGNGTLDIVKLELSNTSTDILFKLTVNGNLSTTDWGKFMIGISSGSIFPTTNTGNGWGRPIQLNSTDGGMDFWCGTWVDGGGGSQLWQYNGSWNLNSPLSEFSITPGAQSIINMKVTSASIGLNAGDDFYFDVYSSGGGATDGAVDALSNPAVTITSWSQPYTSSPTSALSFYKFAAITFTGGSGYTHEGVPGSINQPFGRFYLDDLNEGSTLTGATIKLNGTRTGVSNFKLWASSDNIDFDPLTSTQIGTTVAVDPGEGNNIVFSSLSKALSYYNWFFVTCDLAENATGAIQGVLVDNSSLTIAGGSLSSTITNATLSGGATPLPVELTSLNATIRNGLVDLKWETATEVSNYGFEVERKSEASDWIKIGFVEGHGSTNSPKFYTYSEKPVGTGNIAYRLKQIDNDGQFEYSPEVEVLVDDLPNGFALEQNYPNPFNPATSIRFALKEDTKATLKVYNSLGSEVATLFDGTAETGRYYDVKFGGGDLASGFYIYKLDAGEYVSVKKMLLMK, from the coding sequence GTGCCCCAACTTTGGGCGCAGAAGATCTATGTTGATGCGATAGGTGATATTGATCCAGGACTTAGTACCGGCAATGGCACGCTTGATATCGTTAAATTGGAATTATCAAATACCTCAACCGATATTTTGTTCAAACTTACGGTTAACGGAAATCTCAGCACAACTGACTGGGGGAAATTCATGATCGGTATTTCTTCAGGAAGTATATTTCCCACTACCAATACCGGGAATGGTTGGGGAAGACCTATTCAACTAAACTCCACCGATGGCGGTATGGATTTCTGGTGTGGTACCTGGGTTGATGGTGGTGGCGGGTCTCAATTGTGGCAGTACAATGGTTCTTGGAACCTAAATTCACCCCTGAGTGAATTTTCTATTACACCTGGCGCACAAAGCATTATTAACATGAAAGTAACATCTGCATCTATCGGTTTGAACGCAGGCGACGACTTCTATTTTGATGTTTACTCTTCGGGAGGTGGAGCTACTGACGGTGCGGTAGATGCTTTGTCAAATCCAGCTGTGACCATAACATCTTGGAGCCAGCCATATACTTCGTCTCCCACAAGTGCCTTATCCTTTTATAAGTTCGCAGCGATCACATTTACAGGCGGGTCAGGATACACCCATGAAGGAGTGCCGGGTTCTATCAACCAACCATTTGGTCGTTTTTATTTGGATGACTTAAATGAAGGTTCTACTCTAACCGGGGCCACGATTAAACTAAACGGAACGAGGACAGGTGTATCGAACTTCAAGCTATGGGCAAGCAGTGATAACATTGATTTCGATCCTTTAACAAGTACTCAGATTGGAACGACTGTGGCCGTAGATCCGGGTGAAGGTAATAATATAGTTTTTAGTTCTTTATCAAAGGCGTTATCGTATTATAACTGGTTCTTCGTTACATGTGATTTAGCTGAGAACGCAACTGGTGCTATCCAGGGAGTTTTGGTTGACAACTCATCACTAACCATTGCGGGGGGGTCCCTTAGTTCCACGATCACTAACGCTACTCTCTCTGGAGGTGCAACTCCCCTCCCCGTCGAACTAACCTCCCTCAATGCTACAATCAGAAACGGTCTTGTTGACTTAAAATGGGAAACTGCAACAGAAGTTAGTAACTACGGTTTTGAAGTTGAGAGAAAATCAGAGGCTTCTGACTGGATCAAGATTGGATTTGTTGAAGGGCACGGTTCCACCAACTCACCAAAATTTTATACCTATTCTGAGAAACCGGTCGGAACTGGAAATATTGCTTACAGATTAAAACAAATTGATAATGATGGCCAGTTTGAATACAGTCCTGAGGTTGAAGTTTTAGTTGATGATCTTCCTAATGGATTTGCTTTGGAACAAAATTATCCTAATCCATTTAATCCTGCGACATCAATTAGATTTGCTCTAAAAGAAGATACCAAGGCAACCTTAAAAGTTTACAATTCACTTGGTTCTGAAGTTGCCACTTTGTTTGATGGTACGGCAGAAACAGGCAGGTATTATGATGTAAAATTTGGTGGAGGTGATCTCGCATCCGGATTCTACATTTATAAACTAGATGCCGGTGAATATGTTTCAGTCAAGAAAATGCTTTTGATGAAGTAA
- a CDS encoding ATP-binding protein, whose translation MKKRIPSKSSNYASLIEENIYFVDKTKYIRTLESISDKYVFFLRPRRFGKSLTLSMLEYYYGIQYRERFDELFGQYFIGQPGNTTPLKNSYYILSFNFSGIGTDVREEIKKKFEVEIRTALKGFMYTYGISSEQEINEYLNIDGSSELLRNFMLIFKKYRSEGKIYLLIDEYDHFTNELFSFDEVHFKEVVSRNGWVRKFYEVIKQFMGDGIIDRFFATGVTPVTLDSMTSGFNVAKNITLDYKFHNTAGFTESELWGMIENTIYEEGKFDIETVISDMRSWYNGSKFSSETTERLYNPQMVITFLSRFADNFKYPKEMADQNVTSDYKKISNILAPLSKDESDEIISGVLETERTTEQLTIQYNFELPYTKTEAVSLLFYNGLLTIENEMFGKYTFVIPNYVIKQMYWEYFRHLFTMSKNIRFDSSKIIDSIIEMSLRGKIDQLVAYVHYVLKNLSNRDLQNFNEKNIKMIFMTLLMGNNAYYVKSEYENNNGYADLLLIPTKINPGKDSFLLELKYLKKSSKENLKTEKEKALDQVSRYKAELADKGVFCKSFAIVFVGKSEFVIAEVS comes from the coding sequence ATGAAGAAGCGAATACCATCAAAATCCTCAAATTATGCAAGTTTGATAGAAGAGAATATTTATTTTGTTGACAAGACGAAATATATCAGGACTTTAGAGTCGATCAGCGATAAATATGTGTTTTTTCTTCGTCCGCGCAGATTCGGGAAATCTCTCACCCTTTCCATGCTTGAATATTATTACGGCATTCAATACCGGGAAAGATTTGATGAGTTGTTCGGCCAATACTTCATCGGGCAACCGGGAAATACAACCCCCCTAAAAAACAGTTATTATATATTAAGCTTCAATTTCAGCGGAATAGGTACAGATGTCAGGGAAGAAATCAAGAAGAAGTTTGAAGTCGAAATAAGGACTGCTCTTAAAGGTTTCATGTACACATACGGTATAAGTAGTGAACAGGAAATTAATGAGTATTTGAATATTGATGGCAGCAGTGAGCTGTTAAGAAATTTTATGTTGATATTTAAAAAATACAGATCAGAGGGGAAAATTTATCTTTTGATCGACGAATATGACCATTTTACGAATGAATTATTCTCCTTCGACGAAGTTCATTTCAAGGAAGTTGTTTCCCGCAACGGATGGGTCAGGAAGTTTTATGAGGTAATCAAACAGTTCATGGGTGACGGAATAATCGACCGGTTCTTTGCAACAGGAGTAACTCCCGTTACACTCGACAGCATGACGAGCGGATTTAATGTCGCAAAAAACATCACACTTGACTACAAATTCCACAATACGGCAGGATTTACTGAATCAGAACTTTGGGGTATGATTGAAAATACCATCTATGAAGAGGGAAAGTTCGATATTGAGACGGTAATTTCAGATATGCGTTCGTGGTATAACGGCAGTAAATTCTCTTCAGAAACTACTGAGAGATTATACAATCCTCAAATGGTAATTACATTTTTGTCAAGATTCGCTGATAACTTCAAGTATCCCAAAGAAATGGCAGATCAAAATGTAACATCTGATTACAAAAAAATATCGAATATTCTCGCTCCTCTGTCAAAAGATGAATCTGATGAAATAATATCGGGTGTTCTGGAAACAGAAAGAACCACAGAACAACTGACAATTCAATACAATTTCGAGTTGCCCTATACAAAAACCGAAGCGGTCTCTTTATTATTCTACAACGGCTTGCTTACAATCGAAAATGAGATGTTTGGCAAATACACATTTGTGATTCCGAATTATGTAATCAAACAGATGTATTGGGAATATTTCAGGCATCTTTTCACAATGTCCAAAAACATAAGATTTGATTCATCAAAAATAATTGATTCAATCATAGAGATGTCATTAAGAGGGAAGATAGATCAGCTTGTTGCTTATGTCCATTATGTTTTGAAAAACCTTTCAAATCGCGATCTGCAAAACTTCAACGAGAAGAATATCAAGATGATCTTCATGACTTTGCTGATGGGGAACAATGCATATTATGTAAAAAGCGAGTATGAGAACAATAATGGATATGCGGATTTACTTCTGATTCCAACTAAAATTAATCCGGGAAAAGACAGCTTCCTTTTGGAACTTAAATACCTCAAAAAAAGCAGCAAAGAAAACCTGAAAACCGAGAAGGAGAAAGCACTCGATCAGGTTTCGAGGTATAAAGCAGAACTTGCTGACAAAGGGGTTTTTTGCAAGTCATTTGCGATAGTGTTTGTTGGGAAGAGTGAATTTGTGATAGCGGAAGTTTCATAG
- a CDS encoding M12 family metallo-peptidase, which translates to MKRIFIFFFLIVPFVVAQGLSLNPWKDFNRNSLPSGLDKQITVEQYRLLELDKSSISQFLATAPPEFSYTAGKVPVLELPLPNGNYSKFEIYYSPVMEPALAEKYPEIRTYLAKSIDNYSYSARLDLTPHGFHAQIFTSEGTIFIDPYAKGNSIFHISYFRKDFSPSQDKLSKSVCLVNEESPAPPSGARLAAGTLRTYRLAMAATGEYTSFHGGTVALAMAAIVTSVNRVNQVYERDFSVRMILIANNNLIVYTNASTDPYTNNNGSTMLGQNITNLNSVIGSANFDIGHVFSTGGGGVAYLASVCGSSKAGGVTGGPAPVGDPFDIDYVAHEVGHQFGANHTQNNNCQRNASTAFEPGSAATIMGYAGICPPDLQNNSDDYFHSGSMAEISSFIAGTGNNCAVSVTNGNEKPVITSFPTGGFTIPINTPFKLTGAASDVDNTTLTYCWEEYDLGPSTHPNTPSGNAPIFRSFDPVVSGTRWFPKRANVFSGTQVLGEILPSYARNLKFRLIVRDNNPGAGNYAFQEMSFAVAGSAPFKVTYPNTNVSIPALSPVTVTWDVASTNTAPVNCQNVNIKVTTDGGNTFTNVAGPVPNNGAAIVNLPNIQTTTARLYIEAADNIFYDVSDANFSITQPVPVELAAFSATSNNGTVVLDWTTATETNNKGFEIERKSGNGEFVNIGFVSGNGTTTKISNYSFSDKPFAAGSYTYRLKQVDFDGSFSFSNEVNADISNPDAFSLSQNYPNPFNPSTSISFSLPEASNVRITVYDVVGNKVAELVNGNFATGWHKVDFDASKMNSGIYLYTITAQSVNGKSFSATRKMMLLK; encoded by the coding sequence ATGAAGAGAATCTTTATCTTCTTCTTTTTAATCGTCCCGTTTGTTGTCGCACAGGGTTTGAGTTTGAACCCCTGGAAAGACTTTAACAGAAACAGTCTGCCATCCGGGCTGGATAAACAGATAACTGTAGAACAGTACAGACTTTTGGAGCTGGATAAATCATCCATTTCTCAGTTTCTTGCAACCGCTCCCCCTGAATTTTCATATACTGCCGGTAAGGTGCCCGTTCTCGAACTCCCGTTGCCTAACGGAAATTACTCCAAATTTGAAATTTATTATTCACCGGTAATGGAACCTGCTCTCGCGGAAAAATATCCTGAAATAAGAACTTATCTCGCAAAATCTATCGATAATTATTCATATTCTGCAAGACTTGACCTTACTCCTCACGGATTTCATGCCCAGATATTCACTTCCGAAGGTACCATCTTTATTGACCCGTATGCAAAAGGAAATTCGATTTTCCACATTTCATATTTCAGAAAAGATTTCTCCCCTTCACAGGATAAATTATCAAAAAGTGTCTGTCTCGTAAATGAAGAATCGCCCGCTCCCCCCTCGGGTGCAAGACTTGCGGCAGGTACACTAAGAACCTACCGCCTTGCCATGGCAGCCACAGGTGAATATACTTCGTTTCATGGAGGTACTGTAGCTCTCGCAATGGCGGCGATAGTTACTTCTGTGAACAGAGTAAACCAGGTTTATGAACGGGATTTTAGTGTCAGAATGATTCTGATTGCAAACAACAACCTGATAGTTTACACCAATGCTTCCACTGATCCATATACCAATAACAATGGTTCGACGATGCTTGGACAAAACATAACCAATCTTAACAGTGTAATCGGATCAGCAAATTTCGATATTGGCCATGTTTTCAGCACAGGTGGCGGTGGTGTCGCCTACCTTGCAAGTGTTTGCGGTTCGAGTAAAGCAGGCGGTGTTACCGGTGGTCCTGCTCCTGTCGGCGATCCTTTTGACATAGATTATGTAGCTCATGAAGTGGGACACCAGTTCGGTGCCAACCATACGCAGAACAACAACTGCCAGAGAAATGCTTCAACAGCTTTTGAACCCGGAAGTGCAGCCACTATCATGGGTTACGCAGGTATCTGCCCTCCCGATCTCCAGAATAACTCCGATGACTATTTCCACAGCGGAAGCATGGCGGAAATTTCAAGTTTCATCGCCGGAACGGGTAACAACTGTGCAGTTTCTGTCACCAACGGAAATGAAAAACCTGTTATCACTTCATTCCCGACAGGTGGATTTACCATTCCAATTAACACACCATTTAAACTTACCGGTGCTGCTTCGGATGTGGATAACACAACTCTGACCTACTGCTGGGAAGAGTATGATTTAGGTCCATCCACACATCCAAACACTCCTTCGGGAAATGCACCTATTTTCAGAAGTTTTGATCCTGTGGTCAGTGGAACCCGCTGGTTCCCGAAAAGAGCCAATGTTTTCAGCGGTACACAGGTTCTTGGCGAAATTCTTCCTTCTTATGCGAGGAACCTGAAATTCAGATTGATTGTCAGAGACAACAATCCGGGTGCCGGAAATTATGCGTTCCAGGAGATGTCGTTTGCCGTGGCAGGTTCGGCTCCCTTTAAAGTTACATATCCTAATACCAATGTTTCGATTCCTGCACTTTCACCTGTTACGGTTACCTGGGATGTGGCAAGCACAAATACAGCCCCTGTCAATTGCCAGAATGTCAATATCAAAGTGACAACCGACGGTGGAAATACATTCACCAATGTTGCCGGACCTGTTCCGAACAATGGTGCTGCAATTGTGAATCTCCCGAATATCCAGACTACTACTGCAAGACTCTATATCGAAGCGGCTGATAATATCTTCTACGATGTGTCTGATGCTAATTTTTCGATCACTCAACCGGTTCCGGTTGAACTCGCTGCTTTTTCGGCAACTTCAAATAACGGGACAGTGGTTCTTGACTGGACGACTGCAACCGAAACCAACAACAAAGGATTCGAGATCGAAAGAAAATCCGGCAACGGTGAGTTTGTAAATATCGGTTTCGTTTCAGGTAACGGAACAACCACTAAAATTTCAAACTACTCATTCAGCGACAAGCCTTTTGCAGCAGGAAGCTATACTTATCGTCTGAAACAGGTCGATTTTGACGGTTCTTTCTCATTCTCGAATGAAGTGAACGCTGACATTTCAAATCCTGATGCCTTCTCTTTATCACAGAATTACCCGAATCCGTTCAACCCCTCAACATCGATTTCGTTCAGCCTGCCTGAGGCCTCGAATGTCAGAATTACGGTGTATGATGTGGTGGGTAATAAAGTGGCAGAACTCGTGAATGGCAATTTTGCAACCGGCTGGCACAAAGTTGATTTCGATGCTTCGAAAATGAACAGTGGAATCTATCTCTATACAATTACGGCACAGTCGGTCAATGGGAAAAGCTTTAGCGCAACCCGTAAAATGATGTTGCTGAAATAG